The Catenuloplanes niger genome includes a window with the following:
- a CDS encoding M15 family metallopeptidase, which yields MKRRVLVFAAVVAGLLAGLPGVAPAAPRPSRAPAGFVNLTDVDPTILRDIRYRGFHNFVGRPVDGYREPLCVLTRPAAEALSRVQAGLRARGYTLKVYDCYRPQRAVDHFAAWAADLDDELTKREFYPEVEKTRLFEDGYLARRSGHSRGSTVDLTIVRLPARPQPPYVPGQPLVPCFAPVWQRFPDNTVDMGTGYDCFDPRSNTLDPRISGRALANRLMLRDAMAAAGFNDYDLEWWHFTLAGEPYPDTYFDFPVARRALP from the coding sequence GTGAAGCGTCGCGTCCTCGTGTTCGCCGCCGTCGTGGCCGGGTTGCTGGCCGGGTTGCCCGGCGTCGCGCCGGCGGCACCGCGGCCGTCGCGGGCCCCGGCCGGCTTCGTCAACCTGACCGACGTGGATCCGACGATCCTGCGTGACATCCGCTACCGGGGCTTCCACAACTTCGTGGGGCGGCCGGTCGACGGGTATCGCGAGCCGCTGTGCGTCCTCACCCGGCCGGCGGCGGAGGCGCTGTCCCGGGTGCAGGCGGGCCTGCGCGCGAGGGGCTACACGCTCAAGGTGTACGACTGCTACCGCCCGCAGCGCGCGGTCGACCACTTCGCGGCGTGGGCGGCGGACCTGGACGACGAGCTGACGAAGCGTGAGTTCTACCCGGAGGTCGAGAAGACCCGGCTCTTCGAGGACGGCTACCTCGCCCGCCGGTCGGGGCACAGCCGGGGCAGCACGGTGGACCTGACGATCGTGCGGCTGCCGGCGCGGCCGCAGCCGCCGTACGTCCCGGGGCAGCCGCTGGTCCCGTGTTTCGCGCCGGTGTGGCAGCGTTTCCCGGACAACACCGTCGACATGGGTACCGGTTACGACTGCTTCGACCCGCGCTCGAACACGCTGGACCCGCGGATCTCCGGCCGGGCGCTGGCCAACCGGCTGATGCTGCGCGACGCGATGGCCGCGGCCGGGTTCAACGACTACGACCTGGAGTGGTGGCACTTCACGCTGGCGGGTGAGCCGTACCCGGACACGTACTTCGACTTCCCGGTCGCCCGCCGCGCGCTGCCCTGA
- a CDS encoding putative bifunctional diguanylate cyclase/phosphodiesterase, whose product MGRRSGAAPVVLSGLVVVAQVVALTVPDARSAIFGLSLLTLDALGVVYSLRAARHRGRVIWRLAAAGRALSLLTTLAFGVDAVIGSAAFWWAGVLCGLGMFGCLAASVLSISVRRMEGRQRWAFAAETYAVFNGAFMVIWFVALHPTLHGAPNIAWVMAIGYPLGNLLLVVAVCAVLLRGGVTRLGDPITTLLGGVLLYAIADTLHASVGARGEQAAESAVVVVSLSLASLVLTVAAMRADAAGAVAGRRPSTPVQSPSWSAYLPFASVAAGNAVLLGGTIIEEHFTLWGGLVLAQSAIIGALLVRQVISLRDSRELAVTDTLTGLANLAGLRAGLERATARHERIAMLVVDLDDFKPVNDRYGHDTGNMVLIEVARTLRAHIRSADTAARVGGDEFVVLLTGVVDRAEATGVAARILAAFATAPVRAGADSIPVRASIGVAVMDGDETPQELQHRADLAMYEAKRSGKHLWKLYEPSMVDRRARDGVLADALEDALHAGELQVLYQPLVDLAAGRPVGAEALVRWRHRQLGPVSPVEFIPVAERTGVITALGLWVLEEACRQVRAWQLRSPGSGIYASVNISPRQLQEPTLVADVLAVLARTGLAATDLVLEITESAIVDEHAAVPALALLRTHGVRIAVDDFGTGYSSLQYLTRLPVDVLKIDRSFVSQLDSTPAGAAVVEAVIRLSQVLGLRTVAEGIETPAQAAELQLLGCTHGQGYLFARPMPAGDLDALMSTAAVRG is encoded by the coding sequence GTGGGACGACGGAGCGGTGCGGCGCCGGTCGTGCTGTCGGGGCTCGTGGTCGTCGCGCAGGTCGTCGCGTTGACGGTGCCGGACGCACGCAGTGCGATCTTCGGTCTGTCGCTGCTGACCCTGGATGCCCTCGGCGTCGTCTATTCGCTGCGCGCCGCCCGGCACCGGGGACGGGTCATCTGGCGTCTCGCGGCCGCGGGACGGGCGCTCTCGCTGCTGACCACGCTCGCCTTCGGCGTCGACGCGGTCATCGGCTCCGCCGCGTTCTGGTGGGCCGGGGTGCTCTGCGGGCTCGGCATGTTCGGCTGCCTGGCCGCGTCCGTGCTCAGCATCTCGGTGCGCCGGATGGAGGGGCGGCAGCGCTGGGCGTTCGCGGCCGAGACCTACGCGGTCTTCAACGGCGCCTTCATGGTGATCTGGTTCGTCGCGCTGCACCCCACCCTGCACGGCGCCCCGAACATCGCCTGGGTGATGGCGATCGGCTATCCGCTGGGCAACCTGCTGCTCGTGGTCGCGGTCTGCGCGGTGCTGCTGCGCGGTGGCGTCACCCGGCTCGGCGACCCGATCACCACGCTGCTCGGCGGTGTCCTGCTGTACGCGATAGCGGACACGCTGCACGCCTCGGTCGGCGCGCGCGGCGAGCAGGCCGCGGAATCCGCGGTGGTCGTGGTCAGCCTGAGCCTGGCGTCGCTGGTGCTGACGGTCGCGGCGATGCGGGCGGACGCGGCGGGCGCGGTGGCCGGCCGGCGGCCGAGCACGCCCGTGCAGTCGCCGTCCTGGTCGGCGTACCTGCCGTTCGCCAGCGTCGCGGCCGGGAACGCGGTGCTGCTCGGCGGCACCATCATCGAGGAGCATTTCACGCTCTGGGGCGGGCTGGTGCTGGCCCAGAGCGCGATCATCGGGGCGCTGCTGGTGCGGCAGGTGATCTCGCTGCGGGACTCGCGGGAACTCGCGGTCACCGACACGCTCACCGGTCTGGCGAACCTGGCCGGCCTGCGCGCCGGACTGGAGCGCGCGACGGCCCGGCACGAGCGGATCGCGATGCTGGTCGTGGACCTGGACGACTTCAAGCCGGTCAACGACCGCTACGGGCACGACACCGGCAACATGGTGCTGATCGAGGTGGCGCGGACGCTGCGCGCGCACATCCGGTCCGCGGACACCGCGGCGCGGGTCGGCGGGGACGAGTTCGTGGTGCTGCTGACCGGCGTCGTGGACCGCGCGGAGGCGACCGGCGTGGCCGCGCGGATCCTGGCCGCGTTCGCGACCGCGCCGGTGCGGGCCGGCGCGGACAGCATCCCGGTGCGGGCCAGCATCGGCGTGGCGGTCATGGACGGGGACGAGACCCCGCAGGAGCTGCAACACCGCGCGGACCTCGCGATGTACGAGGCGAAACGCTCCGGCAAGCACCTGTGGAAGCTCTACGAGCCGTCGATGGTCGACCGGCGTGCCCGGGACGGCGTACTGGCCGACGCGCTCGAGGACGCGCTGCACGCCGGCGAGCTGCAGGTGCTCTACCAGCCGCTGGTCGACCTCGCGGCCGGGCGGCCGGTCGGCGCGGAGGCGCTGGTCCGCTGGCGGCACCGGCAACTCGGCCCGGTCTCACCGGTGGAGTTCATCCCGGTCGCGGAACGCACCGGCGTGATCACCGCGCTCGGCCTGTGGGTGCTGGAGGAGGCCTGCCGCCAGGTCCGCGCGTGGCAGCTGCGCAGCCCGGGCAGCGGCATCTACGCCAGCGTCAACATCTCGCCGCGCCAGTTGCAGGAACCCACGCTGGTCGCGGACGTGCTCGCGGTCCTCGCCCGCACCGGTCTCGCCGCCACCGACCTGGTCCTGGAGATCACCGAGTCGGCCATCGTCGACGAGCACGCCGCCGTCCCGGCCCTCGCCCTGCTCCGCACGCACGGCGTCCGCATCGCCGTCGACGACTTCGGCACCGGCTACTCCTCGCTGCAGTACCTGACCCGCCTCCCGGTCGACGTGCTCAAGATCGACCGCAGCTTCGTCTCGCAGCTGGACAGCACCCCCGCCGGCGCCGCCGTCGTCGAGGCCGTCATCCGCCTCAGCCAGGTCCTCGGCCTCCGCACCGTCGCCGAGGGCATCGAGACCCCGGCCCAGGCCGCCGAGCTCCAGCTGCTCGGCTGCACCCACGGTCAGGGCTACCTCTTCGCCCGCCCGATGCCGGCCGGCGACCTCGACGCCCTGATGAGCACGGCCGCCGTCCGCGGCTGA
- a CDS encoding proprotein convertase P-domain-containing protein, whose product MNRTLRHATAAGAAATVPRRLPAVVRLSAALVIAAAGLLTVVVASPAQAAAVSQPLRTMVANLPVATEVRTGYDRDLFNHWIDADGDGCNTRYEVLIAEATTAPSVGSGCALSGGRWTSYFDGAGWTDPADLDIDHLVPLAEAWDSGARTWSSSQRQSFANDIGDARSLAAVTDNVNQSKGDQDPAEWLPSVTGVHCRYLTEWTAVKTRWGLTVDTTEKSRLTSIAAGCTNSTVTVDVVIGAGPTTTATRTATASPTGGAATCTGTNATDVTVPDAGSPVTSTITISGCSRPAASSGSTVYVNVVHPFRGDVSVYLYAPDNSYYVLKAASSSDGAANVNATYTVNLSAETANGAWRLSVKDNAAGDTGYLNTWTLTV is encoded by the coding sequence ATGAACCGCACCCTCCGCCACGCCACGGCCGCCGGCGCCGCGGCCACCGTCCCGCGACGGCTGCCGGCCGTCGTGCGCCTCAGCGCCGCGTTGGTGATCGCCGCCGCCGGCCTGCTCACCGTCGTCGTCGCGTCCCCCGCACAGGCCGCGGCCGTGTCCCAGCCGCTGCGCACGATGGTGGCGAACCTGCCGGTCGCCACCGAGGTCCGCACCGGCTACGACCGCGACCTGTTCAACCACTGGATCGACGCGGACGGCGACGGCTGCAACACCCGCTACGAGGTGCTCATCGCCGAGGCCACCACCGCGCCGTCGGTCGGCTCCGGCTGCGCGCTCAGCGGCGGCCGCTGGACGTCCTACTTCGACGGTGCCGGCTGGACCGACCCGGCCGACCTCGACATCGACCACCTCGTCCCGCTCGCCGAGGCGTGGGACTCCGGCGCGCGCACCTGGTCGTCGTCGCAACGCCAGTCGTTCGCCAACGACATCGGTGACGCCCGTTCGCTCGCCGCCGTCACCGACAACGTGAACCAGTCCAAGGGCGACCAGGACCCGGCCGAGTGGCTGCCGTCCGTGACGGGTGTCCACTGCCGCTACCTCACCGAGTGGACCGCCGTGAAGACCCGCTGGGGCCTGACCGTCGACACCACCGAGAAGAGCCGGCTCACGTCCATCGCCGCCGGCTGCACCAACAGCACGGTCACGGTCGACGTGGTGATCGGCGCCGGCCCGACCACCACCGCCACCCGGACCGCCACCGCGTCCCCGACCGGCGGCGCGGCCACGTGCACCGGGACGAACGCCACCGACGTCACCGTCCCGGACGCCGGTTCGCCGGTGACCAGCACGATCACCATCTCCGGTTGCTCCCGGCCGGCGGCGTCCAGCGGCTCCACGGTCTACGTCAACGTGGTCCACCCGTTCCGCGGCGACGTCTCCGTCTACCTCTACGCGCCGGACAACTCCTACTACGTGCTCAAGGCGGCGTCCTCGTCGGACGGTGCGGCGAACGTCAACGCGACCTACACCGTCAACTTGTCCGCGGAGACCGCGAACGGCGCCTGGCGCCTCTCCGTCAAGGACAACGCCGCCGGCGACACCGGCTACCTCAACACCTGGACCCTGACGGTCTGA
- a CDS encoding FAD-binding oxidoreductase: MNTDILAAQVTGPVLTPGDAGYEEETATWNLAMTGRPVAAVGATSAADVRAAVRFAAANDLPIAVSATGHGQARPADGALLINLRRMNDIVIDAAAGTATVGAAVEMQDLVDAAAKAGLAPLAGSSLNVGTVGYVLGGGLSSTLGRTYGWAADHVRAAEMVTADGELRTVDAATAPDLFWAIRGGKGNFGVITSLTVGLVPVTRLYGGGIFFDGADARPVLDAFRRLVADAPDALTASVAFLRLPPLPFVPEPLRGRLTVHLRVAYLGDAAEGERLVADVRAAATPLIDAVGEMPYTAFATIHADPVDPIPTYESSALLRDFPAEAADALIAAAGPGVDTPVLMIEVRQLGGALARDPEVPSATGNRTAPFQLFLGAAGAPGMDEALREPLFAPIRALEPWASGRRQVNFLGGYDQDAVDVSAAYEPEAWERLRAVKAAVDPRNLFRVNHNIPPRD; the protein is encoded by the coding sequence ATGAACACCGACATCCTGGCCGCACAGGTCACCGGACCGGTCCTGACGCCGGGCGACGCCGGGTACGAGGAGGAGACCGCGACCTGGAACCTGGCGATGACCGGCCGCCCGGTGGCGGCGGTCGGCGCCACCTCCGCCGCGGACGTGCGGGCCGCGGTCCGCTTCGCCGCCGCGAACGACCTGCCGATCGCGGTCAGCGCGACCGGTCACGGCCAGGCCCGGCCGGCCGACGGCGCGCTGCTGATCAACCTGCGCCGGATGAACGACATCGTGATCGACGCGGCCGCCGGTACCGCCACGGTCGGCGCCGCCGTCGAGATGCAGGACCTGGTCGACGCGGCCGCGAAGGCCGGCCTGGCGCCGCTGGCCGGTTCGTCGCTGAACGTCGGCACGGTCGGCTACGTGCTCGGCGGCGGGCTCAGCTCGACGCTCGGCCGCACCTACGGCTGGGCCGCCGACCACGTGCGCGCGGCCGAGATGGTGACCGCGGACGGCGAGCTGCGCACCGTGGACGCCGCCACCGCACCGGACCTGTTCTGGGCGATCCGCGGCGGCAAGGGCAACTTCGGCGTGATCACGTCGCTCACCGTCGGCCTGGTCCCGGTCACCCGGCTCTACGGCGGCGGCATCTTCTTCGACGGCGCGGACGCCCGCCCGGTGCTGGACGCGTTCCGCCGCCTGGTCGCGGACGCGCCGGACGCGCTCACCGCGTCCGTGGCGTTCCTGCGCCTGCCGCCGCTGCCGTTCGTGCCGGAGCCGCTGCGCGGCCGGCTGACCGTGCACCTCCGGGTCGCGTACCTGGGCGACGCCGCGGAGGGCGAGCGCCTGGTCGCGGACGTGCGCGCGGCCGCCACGCCGCTCATCGACGCGGTCGGGGAGATGCCGTACACCGCGTTCGCCACGATCCACGCCGACCCGGTCGACCCGATCCCCACGTACGAGTCCTCCGCGCTGCTGCGCGACTTCCCGGCCGAGGCCGCGGACGCGCTGATCGCCGCGGCCGGCCCGGGCGTGGACACGCCGGTGCTGATGATCGAGGTGCGGCAGCTCGGCGGCGCGCTGGCCCGCGACCCGGAGGTCCCGTCCGCGACCGGCAACCGGACCGCGCCGTTCCAGCTGTTCCTGGGCGCGGCCGGCGCGCCCGGCATGGACGAGGCGCTGCGCGAGCCGCTGTTCGCGCCGATCCGTGCGCTCGAGCCGTGGGCCTCCGGACGCCGCCAGGTCAACTTCCTCGGCGGGTACGACCAGGACGCCGTGGACGTCAGCGCGGCCTACGAGCCGGAGGCGTGGGAGCGCCTGCGCGCCGTCAAGGCGGCCGTCGACCCGCGCAACCTGTTCCGGGTCAACCACAACATCCCGCCGCGGGACTGA
- a CDS encoding response regulator transcription factor, whose amino-acid sequence MSGEPIRVVLVDDQDLMRRGLHRLLELEPDIEVTGEAASGPAALALPTLADAHVALVDARMPGMTGVELIARLTAERPEVHALLLTTFDEDEFVFGSLRAGARGFLLKDASPETLVAAIRSAARGDTVIDGQVASRVIARLDDPPPQGPPVQLSAREDEVARLVATGASNQEIARTLFLTEGTVKNHVSAALRKLGLRDRTQLALAYARRG is encoded by the coding sequence GTGAGCGGCGAGCCGATCCGGGTGGTGCTGGTCGACGATCAGGATCTGATGCGCCGCGGGCTGCACCGGCTGCTGGAGCTGGAGCCGGACATCGAGGTCACCGGCGAGGCCGCGTCCGGCCCGGCGGCGCTCGCGCTCCCGACCCTGGCCGACGCGCACGTGGCGCTGGTCGACGCGCGCATGCCGGGCATGACCGGCGTCGAGCTGATCGCCCGGCTCACCGCCGAGCGTCCCGAGGTGCACGCGTTGCTGCTGACCACGTTCGACGAGGACGAGTTCGTGTTCGGCAGCCTCCGCGCCGGTGCCCGCGGCTTCCTGCTCAAGGACGCCTCGCCGGAGACGCTGGTCGCCGCCATCCGCTCCGCCGCCCGCGGCGACACCGTCATCGACGGCCAGGTCGCGTCCCGGGTCATCGCCCGCCTCGACGACCCGCCACCGCAGGGGCCGCCGGTCCAGCTGTCCGCGCGCGAGGACGAGGTGGCCCGGCTCGTCGCCACCGGCGCGTCCAACCAGGAGATCGCCCGGACCCTGTTCCTGACCGAGGGCACCGTCAAGAACCACGTCTCCGCCGCCCTCCGCAAACTCGGTCTCCGCGACCGCACCCAGCTCGCCCTCGCCTACGCGCGCCGCGGATAG
- a CDS encoding sensor histidine kinase, translating into MNRDRPRLIGVLFWGCAGSSAVLQALMWQVPVPARLASAATLVLLALLWPALRWRRGTGRWPVTTVFLLLSVLGGSVDGSNVSLFLLLIALTNVTLAFGPRAGALTTAALVVAQFAGQLWLGHRTPLWAAYETFAIALYGVFVMTLATAVNEARAARDRADRLHDELAEAHRDLRGYAERAHELAVAEERVRMARELHDSVGHHLTVVKVGLENAERWRDREPDAAWQDVHQAKTLTGDALQEIRRVVRALRPSQLDGRRGSDALRDLAGSFRGTGLDVEITVDGAERPLGPVRETVLFRALQESLTNALRHSGGTRIEVRLGFAPDAARLTVTDDGHGAAGAPHGFGLTSLAARVHDAGGTLTTTDPASGGFRVRIDLPDPPPHRSAALPRPVPGAAVPPGAGDAVPRRGLGTATRLGAGDAVPRRGACDEATPA; encoded by the coding sequence ATGAACCGGGATCGACCGCGCCTGATCGGCGTGCTCTTCTGGGGCTGCGCCGGGTCGTCCGCGGTGCTGCAGGCCCTGATGTGGCAGGTGCCCGTGCCCGCCCGCCTGGCGTCGGCCGCGACGCTGGTGCTGCTGGCGCTGCTCTGGCCCGCGCTGCGGTGGCGGCGCGGCACCGGACGCTGGCCGGTCACGACCGTGTTCCTGCTGCTCAGCGTGCTCGGCGGCAGCGTCGACGGCTCCAACGTCAGCCTGTTCCTGCTGCTGATCGCGCTCACCAACGTCACGCTCGCGTTCGGCCCGCGGGCCGGCGCGCTCACCACGGCCGCGCTCGTCGTCGCGCAGTTCGCCGGCCAGCTCTGGCTCGGGCACCGGACGCCGCTCTGGGCCGCGTACGAGACGTTCGCCATCGCGCTCTACGGCGTCTTCGTGATGACGCTGGCCACCGCCGTGAACGAGGCCCGCGCCGCGCGCGACCGCGCCGACCGACTCCACGACGAGCTGGCCGAGGCCCATCGAGATCTGCGCGGGTACGCCGAGCGCGCGCACGAGCTGGCGGTCGCGGAGGAACGCGTGCGGATGGCCCGGGAACTGCACGACTCCGTCGGCCACCACCTCACCGTGGTCAAGGTCGGCCTGGAGAACGCGGAACGCTGGCGCGACCGCGAACCGGACGCCGCCTGGCAGGACGTCCACCAGGCCAAGACGCTCACCGGCGACGCGCTCCAGGAGATCCGCCGCGTGGTCCGCGCGCTCCGCCCGTCCCAGCTGGACGGCCGCCGCGGCAGCGACGCGCTGCGCGACCTGGCCGGCTCGTTCCGCGGCACCGGCCTGGACGTGGAGATCACGGTCGACGGCGCGGAGCGCCCGCTCGGGCCGGTGCGCGAGACCGTCCTGTTCCGGGCGCTTCAGGAGTCGCTGACCAACGCGCTGCGCCACTCCGGCGGCACCCGGATCGAGGTCCGCCTCGGCTTCGCCCCGGACGCGGCGCGGCTCACCGTGACCGACGACGGCCACGGCGCCGCGGGTGCCCCGCACGGCTTCGGCCTGACCTCGCTGGCCGCCCGCGTCCACGACGCCGGCGGCACGCTGACCACCACCGACCCGGCCTCCGGCGGATTCCGCGTACGCATCGACCTGCCCGACCCGCCACCGCACCGCAGCGCCGCCCTGCCGCGACCGGTGCCCGGCGCCGCGGTGCCGCCCGGCGCGGGTGACGCCGTGCCACGGCGGGGGCTCGGCACCGCGACGAGGCTCGGCGCGGGTGACGCCGTGCCTCGACGCGGCGCCTGCGACGAGGCGACGCCGGCGTGA
- a CDS encoding CPBP family intramembrane glutamic endopeptidase, whose protein sequence is MTTTKIRVPLPVRAVLTLIAMLVAIVSGLVALLLPAGTGQTVTSHLCATVTGIGLAVALVRGVDRRPVSALGLGRPALRASVAALAVIAACTAAGTGLAVAFGLTTPAPALPDVPRWTLLTGVLIMLTQSFLLQGVPEEVLFRGYLVQSALGRLPLWGVTALSVLVFGVPHLISRSGARTVGEQLLFLLLPIGFALLATAFRLRTGSVWPAVAVHGGFHVSWWVAGQWVAPRPEAYGGYLAVAGTVLVAVGLAAVILEIRRTREVSPGSASRELGESVRP, encoded by the coding sequence ATGACGACGACGAAGATACGCGTTCCGCTGCCGGTCCGGGCGGTGCTCACGCTGATCGCGATGCTGGTGGCCATCGTCTCCGGCCTCGTGGCGCTGCTCCTCCCGGCCGGCACCGGGCAGACCGTGACGTCCCACCTGTGCGCCACCGTGACCGGGATCGGGCTGGCGGTCGCGCTGGTCCGCGGCGTGGACCGGCGTCCGGTGTCCGCGCTCGGGCTGGGCCGGCCGGCGCTGCGGGCGAGCGTGGCCGCGCTGGCCGTGATCGCCGCGTGCACCGCGGCCGGTACCGGGCTGGCCGTCGCGTTCGGACTGACCACGCCGGCGCCGGCGCTGCCGGACGTGCCGCGGTGGACGCTGCTGACCGGTGTGCTGATCATGCTCACCCAGTCGTTCCTGTTGCAGGGCGTCCCGGAGGAGGTGCTGTTCCGCGGCTATCTGGTGCAGTCCGCGCTGGGCCGGCTGCCCCTGTGGGGCGTGACCGCGCTGTCCGTGCTGGTCTTCGGCGTACCGCACCTGATTTCCCGGTCCGGTGCCCGCACCGTCGGCGAGCAGCTGCTGTTCCTGCTGCTGCCGATCGGGTTCGCGTTGCTGGCGACCGCGTTCCGGCTGCGGACCGGGTCGGTCTGGCCGGCCGTGGCGGTGCACGGCGGGTTCCACGTGAGCTGGTGGGTCGCCGGGCAGTGGGTGGCGCCGCGCCCGGAGGCGTACGGCGGGTACCTGGCCGTGGCCGGGACGGTGCTGGTCGCCGTGGGGCTGGCGGCCGTGATCCTGGAGATCAGGCGAACGCGCGAAGTTTCGCCGGGTTCCGCATCGCGAGAACTCGGTGAATCCGTCCGTCCGTGA
- the sigJ gene encoding RNA polymerase sigma factor SigJ: MPSSDPPPPDSSVDGHGGSAGLAAFLGTRDRLFGIGYRMLGSVAEAEDLVQETWLRWQRTDHATVRDPAAYLVTTITRLAINEVTSARARRETYPGPWLPEPIATGPDPALGAERAEALDLAVLMLLERLGARERAAYVLREAFDYPYRRIAEILEVTEPNARQLVTRARAHLAGHRRAPADPADHRRLLEAFLAAARDGDVRRLETVLTADAVYTADGGGVVSATLRPVSKRVPEFVAGIAAKLTAVPGAAWSVVTANGGPALLVTAPSGPLVLMTVEVTDGRIHRVLAMRNPAKLRAFA; the protein is encoded by the coding sequence ATGCCGTCGTCGGACCCGCCACCCCCGGATTCCTCAGTGGACGGCCACGGTGGCAGTGCGGGACTCGCCGCGTTCCTCGGCACGCGCGACCGGCTGTTCGGCATCGGCTACCGCATGCTCGGCAGCGTGGCCGAGGCCGAGGACCTGGTCCAGGAGACGTGGCTGCGCTGGCAGCGCACCGATCACGCGACGGTACGGGACCCGGCCGCCTACCTGGTCACCACGATCACCCGGCTGGCCATCAACGAGGTCACCTCCGCCCGCGCGCGCCGCGAGACCTACCCCGGACCGTGGCTGCCGGAACCGATCGCGACCGGCCCGGACCCCGCGCTCGGCGCCGAACGCGCGGAGGCCCTCGACCTCGCCGTGCTGATGCTGCTGGAACGGCTCGGCGCCCGGGAACGCGCCGCCTACGTGCTCCGCGAGGCCTTCGACTACCCGTACCGCCGGATCGCCGAGATCCTCGAGGTGACCGAGCCGAACGCGCGGCAGCTCGTCACCCGCGCCCGCGCCCACCTGGCCGGGCACCGCCGCGCACCCGCCGACCCGGCCGACCACCGGCGGCTGCTGGAGGCGTTCCTGGCCGCGGCGCGCGACGGTGACGTGCGCCGGCTGGAGACCGTGCTCACCGCGGACGCGGTCTACACCGCGGACGGCGGCGGCGTGGTCAGTGCCACGCTGCGCCCGGTCAGCAAGCGGGTCCCCGAGTTCGTGGCCGGCATCGCCGCGAAGCTGACCGCGGTCCCCGGCGCGGCCTGGTCGGTCGTGACCGCGAACGGCGGCCCGGCGCTGCTGGTCACCGCGCCGTCCGGGCCACTCGTGCTGATGACCGTGGAGGTCACGGACGGACGGATTCACCGAGTTCTCGCGATGCGGAACCCGGCGAAACTTCGCGCGTTCGCCTGA
- a CDS encoding SDR family oxidoreductase: protein MRIVVIGGTGLIGAKVVARLGAEGHEAIAASPGNGVDSVTGQGLDAALAGADAVVDVTNAPAWGDGEVLRFFTTSTGNLLAAARKAGVRQHVVVSIVGADRLPGSGYLRAKVAQEQLVKESGVPYTIVRATQFFEFIAGIAASSTTGTEVRIAPAKFQPVAADDVAALVAEVATGPAANGTVQVAGPEVFEFPEIVARALEGDPRTVVADPAAGYFGAALPDDGLVPAPGTARLGAIDYATWAARR from the coding sequence ATGCGGATCGTAGTCATCGGCGGTACCGGCCTGATCGGCGCGAAGGTCGTGGCACGGCTCGGGGCGGAGGGGCACGAGGCGATCGCGGCGTCGCCGGGCAACGGCGTGGACAGCGTCACCGGCCAGGGCCTGGACGCCGCGCTGGCCGGCGCGGACGCGGTGGTGGACGTGACGAACGCGCCGGCCTGGGGCGACGGGGAGGTGCTGCGCTTCTTCACCACGTCGACCGGGAATCTGCTGGCCGCGGCGCGGAAGGCGGGCGTACGCCAGCACGTGGTGGTGTCGATCGTCGGCGCGGACCGGCTGCCCGGCTCCGGTTACCTGCGGGCGAAGGTCGCGCAGGAGCAGCTGGTCAAGGAGTCCGGCGTGCCGTACACGATCGTGCGGGCCACCCAGTTCTTCGAGTTCATCGCGGGAATCGCGGCGAGCTCCACGACCGGCACCGAGGTGCGCATCGCACCGGCGAAGTTCCAGCCGGTCGCGGCGGACGACGTGGCGGCGCTGGTCGCGGAGGTGGCGACGGGCCCGGCCGCGAACGGCACCGTGCAGGTGGCCGGCCCGGAGGTGTTCGAGTTCCCGGAGATCGTGGCCCGCGCGCTCGAGGGTGACCCGCGCACGGTGGTGGCCGACCCGGCGGCCGGCTACTTCGGCGCGGCGCTGCCGGACGACGGCCTCGTCCCGGCGCCGGGCACGGCCCGGCTCGGCGCGATCGACTACGCCACCTGGGCCGCGCGACGCTGA